Genomic segment of Drosophila willistoni isolate 14030-0811.24 chromosome 2L unlocalized genomic scaffold, UCI_dwil_1.1 Seg139, whole genome shotgun sequence:
ttaaCGGCTATTATGAAAACGGCTAATCACTCTAGGCAAACGTTAAGCAACACTGTTAACTATCTGCAGGGCTTACCAACACTTATTACTTCCGCGCTTGTTTTTATTGGacgaaatttattttatttaaaagcaTACTAAAGCAAAATGGATGACGATATTCCTGCATTTGTAAGTTtactttttatataaattactagattaaaatgcatttaaatacATTTCATAGGAACTTGGAGACAAATTAGCTATGCGGTGTGGCAACACTTTGACCGGCGTGTTTGTTCCCGGCTCAAAAATTGCATTGAGCGCATTTCACCCGGTTAAATGGAATTCACAAGATGTTCCAACCGATTCAGCTGGCAGGGACCCAGTGCTCATCTATATGGCCGAAGAGGCCTCCCTTTCGGATGAGCCATTGCTGCGTAGCTTGCTGGCCGAGGCAAATTCCACATTTGCCACTCTGCAACAGATGGGCCACATGAAGGTCGTCAATTCGGAATATTTGAAAATCTCCCTCACCTATCGCAGTATCATCAGAGCATTCTTGGAAAAGGTGGAGTTGGCCAAGAAGTCAATAGATGTTCAGCCATCGCAAATAAAGCGTTACAACGAAGCCATTATGGTATTCTATGCGGTGGAGTGTCTATGGCATCTCTTTGAGATTTTGTATAtggaacaacaacagcataaTCAATTGGTGGTCCAAAAATTACTGCAATGGGCACGTTTCCATTTCCCACAAACTGAAGATCGAGCCACTGATCTGCTCCTGATGGCCGATGAGGCTAGCGATTGCGATGACTATTGGCCTATCCTGAGGACTTTGCTAATGTTTGGTGAAGTGGATGTTACGCGTGCCATTCTCTGTCAGAGTCGCAAAGCCCGCGAACCGGCATATCAAGCAGCAGAGCTAATTCTTAAATCCATGCCCGTCTATAAGGAGGGATATGCTCTGCAAAAGTTTCTCTCCCAATGGGAGTTCTGGCATTTAGATCTGGAACGCAAATTGCAGGCTAATATATTTGCTTCCGAACCGGAACTGGAATGGTTACTCCAACTGGTTTGTGGCAACAATGAGCAATGGAATGCTGGCATTAAGACATCACAGGATTGGTATGAATTTCTGCCTGGTTATTTACTCTATACAAAACCTGCCTGTAAACCATTTGAGCTAAGGATTGTAGCCACCAGTTGGCTGAATCGTTGGTCTCAACTAAAGCCTGACTGGCAGATGAGCAATATGAGCCGCATGGTCATGCAATTGATGGAGCATGATATTAAGGTTTTCATCTATGATTCCCAGAAGCTAAATGATACTCATTGGTTTTCTACACATCTCATTGATTTGGTCTATCAATCGGGACATCTGAAGAGCTACTTCGAACAGAATTCCTTGTAAGTTTATGAGATAGATTAGATTAGATCATTGTTAATCCATTTTTATTGCTTGCAGAGATTTACCCGCATTGCGTCATTCCATGATCTATGAGTATGGCAGTTACTTAATGACCTCAAAGAATCTTTGGCAATTTGGTGTGGATTATCTCGACTGTTGCCAGAAGGAAGGAGAAGCTGCCATTGAATTATTATTGCCACGCATTCCTCTGAAAACTGAACGTCAGGCTTTTAAAATTATCTCCTTAGCACGTCAGCGGGGATTATTGGGTGTAGAGCAGGAGATCTGTAAGGTCCTGTCTAAACGATCCACACAAGAGGGACGTCATGGGAATGCCCTGGAATGGGCCATACGATCCAAAGATGTTATTTTGGTGACTGCCATAGCTGACTTTATATTGCAGGTGGGCAAAAGAAATGAGTTTCTTTGTTAATTCTATAGCTAAAGTTGATTTGTATTTGTAGCATTACTCCAATACGGGTATAATGCTGTGTCCCGATGTATTGGCCAGCTTTGGAGCACGTATGTTTATCTCACCCAGATTGGTTTTTCTGGCCAAATACTATGAATTCTATGAACTTTATCGCAAACGTGAATTTCTCTCGGCGGCTGATCTTTTGGTTAATCTTCTAGACTCTAAAATAACACCAGATTAGTGAGTGAagataattttatatatgtcCTATATAGATTTACAGTATATTATTTCTCTTCTATAGTTTCTGGCCATCTTTGCTAATTGATGCTGTTCCCATGTTGGAATCAAAAGATCCCAAAATCTTCTCTCAAGAGACGGTGGCTATATTAAGACACTTGGAGACGGAATTGGTTCCCCTCATAGAGCGTAATAAACGTAAAACGGCAACCTTTTCAAATGTAAGCCAAGTTATTCATTAATCTATGTAGATACTCTACTTAacattttcttattcttttaGCAATCttcaaaaacagtttttaaagATTTTCGTGTGGAGAATATAGAGGAGATTCTAAATTTAATGCGTTTGGCCTGCGCCCGTAATCTTTCACGGGCTCTAATCATAGAAAAGACATTATCATTATGATTggtttattcattcattctttttctttgcattaagtgtaatttatttttctgtAATTTTACGCTTTTCCAATACAATGgtaatttgtttataaacgTCTTTTGTTTGAAATTACTAATTGTTTaatggttttttcttttttttgtgcctCTTTGTCTGCTGCTATATCAATATCATAATTATTATCATTTATCATAATCGTACCAACAATAATGCTACACATACTTGACTTTTGACTACgacagaataaaaaaaaaacaaccaagaAATAAAGGAAAGCAATCAGCATAAAAAAATTgctgcaaaaataaaaagaggaaattttctttgaaatcaaattttaattgctcttaaataataataaaaagtaacTAAATAGATTTttagtacatacatatatatatttatgtatatatttttgcataaaaaggaaatttttTCACGTCACGTCTAAACGTCATCTAAGAACTAACAAACAACGCACAGAGCACAAAGGTtagtacatatattatatatatataggggatatataagtatataatttctatatatatatttatattgggGTTTTTTATCATTATGAGAATCGCACGGCCTTGTACAAATATTTGATTACTACGCATGAAagaatagacaaaaaaaatacaaatttttataaattaaaaactagacttacaaaataaaaagagggaggaaacataaatttaaaaaacccatcacaaataaaaaaaaaagtatatttaaattaaaattgttgatatttttgttCAGATGCATTTGTATTTTATCGGTGGTTTTAATACCCCATAATCGGGAAATGTGGAAACCTATGGAAACctttgaattaaattaaattatttaattgaattttcttgggcaaaaaagaattttttggaattcttttaactaaaagaaaaaagattttttatGATTCTGATGAAAGatataaaaattaagtttatAGATTGAAACTACaagaaaattttgcaaatttaacaaaaactccaataaaacataaaagttTTTGTTAAGTTGTAAAAAATGAATTCGGGGGCacttaaaatgaaaatatgatttttgtttgaaataatttttaaattcaagcTTAGAGAAACCTTTGACTTTGTAGaaaatctaaaatatttacaagtgaaaataaacaattaaatatttgaattcatttgaaaaatttaacaatgaaAACTCCAACAAATTATGGAAACATTTGTTAAGATTGAATGAAAATCGGTGGCATTTTGATATACAAATTCTtgttttaaaatgatttttgatttatCTAAATTTCACTGTATTTTAGATTCCCATTTAGTTATAGTCTTTTTGGAACTAATTCAGTTTTTGATTCTTAAGAAATCCAAAATGAAGACAATTTTTTTACGGTTTCAAAATGATTCTCAAGAGATGTTTCAAATatcaacaatttcaatttaaatatttttagttgAAAGGATTTTATGATGAAattctaaaaacaaaatgatgtAAACGATCATCTACTATAATTTTGGGCATAATTTTTGTGGCTGAGAAGGAGGAATTTGTTTCTTCGGGGGGAATATTTGAGTATTTTGGCTTAATATAAAAAAGGGATAAATATAATGCGCATTCGGGGACTGGACATCAAGGGCGCGTGGTCCTACTAGGAGAATGATTTTgtgggtttttctttttgtctaaTTATGCTTGGCCGTTGTTACTGCAGTTGCGGCGGCAACTGTTGCCGTTGCCCCAGCTGCTGCGGCCACAGCGGATGATGCAACTGTTGTGGCAGCTCCAACTATTGATGGTGGTGGACCACCACCGCTGCTGCCGCTAATGGAGCCCAGACGAGAGAGTGAGGGCTCCCGTTTGGGCGGAACAATCGGTTTGGTCGGTATGGGTGGCGGGGCACCACGTGCCCCAGCCGGTGGCACTGTTACGGGGGGCACTGCTATGGGCACAGGATGTGGATGCGGTGGCGTGGCTGTTTGGCTATCCAATGCAGCTGCTGCAGCCAGTGCAGCATATTTACCACCCGGAGCACGTTGTATAGTTGCTGTCGGTTGCATTTTGGCTGGCGATGGAGATGGTGGTGCAGCTGCTGCAATGGTTGTCGGTGGCTGCGATGCTCCACCaccaggagcagcagcagaaacaacTGCTCCATCGCCTGTTATGGAAGTTATTTGTGGtccagttgttgttgttgttgttccacTGGTATTATTGTTGCTATTGGTGGTATTTGTGATGACATTGGTGTGATTAACAGCCACTTGTACTGGGGGTCCGGTGGCCACTCCAGTGGGTTGGGCAACACTTCGTATATTCTGGCCCGGCACAATGGAACGTGCTATACCAGTTTGTGGACCCGATACCGGCATACTTGAcactgttgctgttggctgCACTATTTTGGCTATATTCACCTTCGAGGGCGTGGCACAGGCATCATCTGgacaattaaaaacaaaacgaaattaTTAAGTGTTCCAGCAAATTGACGAAATTAAGCATTACTTTGGCTTATGGCCAAAGACATAAATCTAATCCCCTGCAGAAGACAGAAATCGTGCATGGAGTCGCATTTGGAACATATTGAGTCCTACttaaacatatgtatttaatgGAGTAAGTCAAAGTTTTATAATAACTTTaaatatgtacttatatattCAGGCCTGTTCTCCTTTCCGAGTTGACTTGAAATCGTTTGTGAATTTGCTGTCCTCAATTCCGAGTCAAGTGTCAATAAATTTCGAATCTACCCTTTTGTTTCGCCTACAATTTCAGCTTACACagctttataattatttagaTACATTTGTTTTCGCGAATCCTAACACAATTAACTTAG
This window contains:
- the LOC6638209 gene encoding nuclear pore complex protein Nup75, whose product is MDDDIPAFELGDKLAMRCGNTLTGVFVPGSKIALSAFHPVKWNSQDVPTDSAGRDPVLIYMAEEASLSDEPLLRSLLAEANSTFATLQQMGHMKVVNSEYLKISLTYRSIIRAFLEKVELAKKSIDVQPSQIKRYNEAIMVFYAVECLWHLFEILYMEQQQHNQLVVQKLLQWARFHFPQTEDRATDLLLMADEASDCDDYWPILRTLLMFGEVDVTRAILCQSRKAREPAYQAAELILKSMPVYKEGYALQKFLSQWEFWHLDLERKLQANIFASEPELEWLLQLVCGNNEQWNAGIKTSQDWYEFLPGYLLYTKPACKPFELRIVATSWLNRWSQLKPDWQMSNMSRMVMQLMEHDIKVFIYDSQKLNDTHWFSTHLIDLVYQSGHLKSYFEQNSLDLPALRHSMIYEYGSYLMTSKNLWQFGVDYLDCCQKEGEAAIELLLPRIPLKTERQAFKIISLARQRGLLGVEQEICKVLSKRSTQEGRHGNALEWAIRSKDVILVTAIADFILQHYSNTGIMLCPDVLASFGARMFISPRLVFLAKYYEFYELYRKREFLSAADLLVNLLDSKITPDYFWPSLLIDAVPMLESKDPKIFSQETVAILRHLETELVPLIERNKRKTATFSNQSSKTVFKDFRVENIEEILNLMRLACARNLSRALIIEKTLSL